The following are encoded together in the Peromyscus leucopus breed LL Stock chromosome 1, UCI_PerLeu_2.1, whole genome shotgun sequence genome:
- the Tut1 gene encoding LOW QUALITY PROTEIN: speckle targeted PIP5K1A-regulated poly(A) polymerase (The sequence of the model RefSeq protein was modified relative to this genomic sequence to represent the inferred CDS: inserted 1 base in 1 codon) — protein sequence MAAVDSDVVSLPRGRFRCCLCDITTANRPSLDAHVKGRKHRDLVQLRATRKAQGLRSVFVSGFPRDVGSAQLSEYFQTFGPVANIVMDKDKGVFAIVEMGDISAREAVLSQPKHRLGEHGLRVRPREQKEFQSPASKSPKGVDSNSRQLAQALAEAPDVEAQMVKLVELRELSEAERQLRSLVVALMQEVFTEFFPGCVVHPFGSSVNSFDVHGCDLDLFLDLGDTEETQPAPQTLKAPSPPSVDSALAFSLDRHALACTPASPLDSPSPTSLQDSEVLDLETTSSLAPQTPDSALGSDTVTSPQSLPPVSPLQDERGEEKLGKALELAEASKDEKEEAAAVLEMVGSILRGCVPGVYRVQTVPSARRPVVKFCHRPSGLHGDISLSNRLALYNSRFLNLCSEMDGRVRPLVYTVRCWAQHNGLSGGGPLLNNYALTLLVIYFLQTRDPPVLPTVAQLTQKSGEGEQVEVDGWDCSFPKDASRLEPSTNVEPLSSLLAQFFSCVSGWDLSGSLLSLREGQALLVAGGLPSDLWEGLRLGPMNLQDPFDLSHNVAANVTSRVARRLQSCCGAAASYCRSLQYQQRSSRGRDWGLLPLLQPSSPSSLLSAKLIPLPPAPFPQITVALVRVLKEALGCHIEQGTKRPRSEGARSKDSPLGGTNKRQRLDGQEESCEEGEEEPQGCAGDRSENGVGEMVTELXETPQDRALSSGPPGELPLMTAKCLEKLAEQKPTEPEVAGEGSQGETGKETLHPSSVSWRCALWHQVWQGRRRARRRLQQQTKEEGRGGPTSGAEWLAMEARVTQELKGLNREQQRPQGEPLLTFVTSVSQADQTLTVVPVQDSQGLFPGLHHFLQVFLPQGLKNLLK from the exons ATGGCGGCGGTGGATTCGGATGTCGTATCGCTGCCTCGTGGCCGCTTTCGCTGCTGCCTTTGCGACATTACTACAGCCAACC GACCCAGCCTCGATGCCCACGTGAAAGGCCGGAAGCACCGGGATCTTGTACAACTACGAGCTACCAGAAAGGCCCAGGGACTTCGAAGTGTGTTTGTCAGCGGCTTTCCCAGGGATGTGGGTTCTGCTCAGCTTTCTGAGTATTTCCAGACATTTGGCCCTGTGGCCAACATTGTCATGGACAAGGACAAG GGGGTGTTTGCCATCGTGGAGATGGGTGATATAAGTGCTCGGGAGGCTGTCTTATCACAGCCCAAGCACAGGCTGGGGGAACATGGACTGCGTGTTCGGCCCAGGGAGCAGAAGGAGTTCCAGAGCCCAGCCTCCAAGTCTCCCAAAGGAGTGGACTCAAATAGCCGACAGCTGGCCCAAGCACTGGCCGAGGCCCCAGATGTGGAGGCACAGATGGTAAAGCTGGTGGAGCTGAGGGAGTTGTCTGAGGCTGAGCGGCAGCTTCGGAGTCTTGTTGTGGCGCTGATGCAGGAGGTCTTCACAGAGTTCTTCCCTG GCTGTGTGGTCCATCCTTTTGGCTCTTCTGTGAACAGCTTTGATGTTCATGGCTGTGATCTGGACCTCTTCTTGGATCTGGGTGATACGGAAGAGACGCAG CCAGCCCCACAGACTCTCAAGGCTCCATCACCTCCATCCGTGGACTCAGCACTTGCTTTTTCCCTGGATCGTCATGCGCTGGCCTGTACCCCAGCTTCTCCTCTGGACTCACCGTCTCCAACTTCTCTCCAAGATTCTGAGGTCCTGGACTTGGAAACCACATCTTCTCTGGCACCACAGACACCAGATTCTGCTTTGGGCTCTGACACCGTCACTTCTccccagtccctgcctccagtttcGCCACTACAGGacgagaggggagaggagaaactgGGGAAGGCCCTAGAGTTAGCAGAAGCTTCAAAGGACGAGAAGGAGGAGGCGGCAGCAGTGCTAGAGATGGTAGGCTCTATTCTCCGGGGCTGTGTCCCTGGAGTTTACAGAGTCCAGACTGTGCCCTCGGCCCGGCGCCCTGTGGTCAAGTTCTGCCATCGGCCTTCAGGTCTTCATGGAGACATCTCCCTCAGTAACCG GCTGGCCCTTTATAACTCCCGTTTCCTGAATCTCTGCTCTGAGATGGATGGTCGAGTCCGGCCCCTTGTGTATACTGTACGCTGCTGGGCTCAGCATAATGGGCTGTCAG GGGGTGGCCCCCTTCTCAATAACTACGCCTTGACGTTGCTAGTAATCTACTTCCTTCAGACCAGAGACCCTCCAGTGCTTCCTACTGTGGCCCAGCTCACCCAGAAATCAG GTGAAGGGGAGCAGGTAGAAGTTGATGGCTGGGACTGTAGTTTCCCAAAGGATGCCTCACGATTGGAGCCCAGTACCAACGTAGAGCCTCTCA GTTCCCTGCTGGCCCAGTTCTTCTCCTGTGTTTCTGGCTGGGATCTTTCCGGCTCCCTGCTGTCCCTGCGGGAAGGTCAGGCATTGCTGGTGGCAGGGGGCCTGCCTTCTGATCTTTGGGAGGGGCTGCGCCTTGGCCCCATGAATCTCCAGGACCCCTTTGACCTGAGTCACAATGTTGCCGCTAATGTAACCAGTCGGGTGGCTAGGCGGCTGCAGAGCTGTTGCGGGGCGGCGGCCAGTTACTGCCGAAGTCTCCAGTACCAGCAGCGCTCCTCCCGGGGCCGCGACTGGGGACTGCTCCCACTCTTGCAGCCCAGTTCCCCTAGCTCCCTGCTGTCTGCCAAGCTcatccccctgccccctgccccctttcctcAGATTACCGTGGCTCTGGTGCGTGTGTTAAAGGAAGCGCTTGGATGCCATATAGAACAGGGAACCAAGAGACCGCGGTCGGAAGGGGCCAGAAGCAAAGACTCTCCCCTGGGAGGgacaaacaaaagacagagacTAGATGGGCAAGAAGAGAGctgtgaggagggggaggaggagccaCAGGGATGTGCAGGGGACCGTAGTGAAAATGGGGTGGGAGAAATGGTAACAGAGC CAGAGACACCTCAGGACAGGGCCTTGAGCTCTGGACCACCAGGGGAGCTGCCCCTGATGACTGCAAAGTGTCTGGAGAAGCTGGCTGAGCAGAAGCCCACGGAACCTGAAGTGGCTGGAGAAGGGTCTCAgggggagacagggaaggagacGTTACACCCGTCGTCAGTGAGCTGGCGCTGTGCCTTGTGGCACCAAGTGTGGCAGGGGAGGCGGCGTGCCCGGAGACGATTACAGCAACAAACcaaagaggagggcagaggaggtcCCACCTCTGGAGCAGAGTGGCTGGCAATGGAGGCCCGTGTAACCCAGGAACTGAAAGGACTGAACAGGGAGCAACAGAGGCCACAGGGGGAGCCTCTCCTCACTTTTGTGACATCTGTCTCCCAAGCTGACCAGACACTCACTGTGGTGCCAGTTCAAGATTCCCAAGGCCTATTCCCTGGTCTTCACCATTTTCTACAGGTGTTTCTCCCTCAAGGACTTAAAAATCTCCTTAAGTGA
- the Mta2 gene encoding metastasis-associated protein MTA2 isoform X1 yields MAANMYRVGDYVYFENSSSNPYLVRRIEELNKTANGNVEAKVVCLFRRRDISSSLNSLADSNAREFEEESKQPGVSEQQRHQLKHRELFLSRQFESLPATHIRGKCSVTLLNETDILNQYLEKEDCFFYSLVFDPVQKTLLADQGEIRVGCKFQAEIPDRLAEGESDNRNQQKMEMKVWDPDNPLTDRQIDQFLVVARAVGTFARALDCSSSIRQPSLHMSAAAASRDITLFHAMDTLQKNGYDLAKAMSTLVPQGGPVLCRDEMEEWSASEAMLFEEALEKYGKDFNDIRQDFLPWKSLASIVQFYYMWKTTDRYIQQKRLKAAEADSKLKQVYIPTYTKPNPNQIISVGSKPGMNGAGFQKGLTCESCHTTQSAQWYAWGPPNMQCRLCASCWIYWKKYGGLKTPTQLEGAARGTTEPHSRGHLSRPEAQSLSPYTTSANRAKLLAKNRQTFLLQTTKLTRLARRMCRDLLQPRRAARRPYAPINANAIKAECSIRLPKAAKTPLKIHPLVRLPLATIVKDLVAQAPLKPKTPRGTKTPINRNQLTQNRGLGGIMVKRSYETMAGAGVPFSANGRPLASGIRSSSQPAAKRQKLNPADAPNPVVFVATKDTRALRKALTHLEMRRAARRPNLPLKVKPTLLGVRPPVSLPAPAHPASTNEPIVLED; encoded by the exons ATGGCGGCTAACATGTACCGGGTGGGAG ATTACGTCTATTTTGAGAACTCCTCCAGCAATCCTTACCTGGTTAGACGGATTGAGGAGCTAAACAAG aCTGCAAATGGAAATGTGGAAGCAAAGGTTGTCTGTCTTTTCCGGCGAAGGGATATTTCCAGTAGCCTCAACAGCCTGGCTGACAGTAATGCTA GGGAATTTGAGGAGGAATCAAAGCAGCCAGGGGTCTCGGAGCAGCAGAGACATCAGTTGAAGCACCGAGAGCTTTTTCTTTCTCGGCAGTTTGAATCGTTACCAGCCACCCACATAAG GGGGAAGTGCAGTGTAACTCTCTTGAATGAGACAGATATCTTGAACCAGTATCTGGAAAAAGAG GACTGCTTTTTTTACTCACTGGTGTTTGATCCTGTGCAGAAGACACTTCTAGCTGATCAAGGGGAGATCAGAGTTGGTTGCAAATTCCAAGCTGAGATTCCAGATCGCTTGGCAGAGG GCGAATCGGATAATCGAAACCAACAGAAGATGGAGATGAAAGTCTGGGACCCAGACAACCCTCTCACAGACCGGCAAATTGATCAGTTTCTCGTGGTGGCCCG AGCTGTGGGAACCTTTGCAAGAGCCCTAGACTGCAGCAGCTCCATTCGGCAGCCGAGCTTGCACATGAGTGCAGCCGCTGCGTCCCGAGATATAACCCTG TTCCATGCCATGGACACATTACAAAAGAATGGCTATGACTTGGCCAAGGCCATGTCAACCCTGGTGCCACAGGGGGGCCCAGTGCTCTGTCGAGATGAGATGGAGGAGTGGTCTGCTTCTGAAGCCATGCTATTTGAAGAGGCCCTAGAGAAGTACGGGAAAGATTTCAATGATATCCGCCAGGACTTT CTACCCTGGAAGTCACTTGCAAGCATAGTCCAGTTTTATTACATGTGGAAAACCACAGATCGGTATATTCAGCAG aAAAGATTGAAAGCTGCTGAAGCAGACAGCAAACTGAAACAGGTCTACATCCCCACCTA TACTAAGCCAAACCCTAACCAGATCATTTCCGTGGGTTCAAAACCTGGCATGAATGGGGCCGGATTCCAGAAAGGCCTGACTTGTGAGAGCTGCCACA CCACACAGTCTGCCCAGTGGTATGCCTGGGGCCCACCTAACATGCAGTGCCGCCTTTGTGCTTCCTGTTGGATTTACTGGAAGAAGTATGGGGGACTGAAGACCCCAACCCAGCTTGAAGGGGCTGCTCGGGGCACCACA GAGCCACACTCAAGAGGTCATTTATCCAGACCCGAAGCCCAGAGTCTCTCCCCCTATACAACCAGCGCTAACCGGGCCAAGTTGCTGGCTAAGAACAGGCAAACTTTCTTGCTCCAGACCACAAAGCTGACTCGTCTTGCCAGACGGATGTGCAGAGACCTGTTACAGCCAAGGAGGGCTGCCCGAAGACCCTACGCACCTATCAATGCCAATGCCATCAAGGCTGAGT GTTCTATTCGACTTCCTAAGGCTGCCAAGACGCCACTGAAAATTCACCCTCTGGTGCGGCTGCCCTTGGCAACCATCGTCAAAGATCTGG TGGCCCAGGCACCTCTGAAACCAAAAACACCTCGGGGCACCAAGACACCAATCAACAGAAACCAGCTGACACAGAACCGAGGCCTGGGGGGCATTATGGTGAAGCGTTCCTATGAGACT ATGGCAGGGGCGGGGGTCCCCTTCTCTGCCAATGGAAGGCCTCTGGCCTCCGGGATTCGTTCAAGCTCACAGCCAGCAGCCAAGCGTCAGAAACTAAACCCTGCTGATGCTCCCAATCCTGTGGTATTTGTGGCCACAAAGGATACCAG GGCTTTAAGGAAGGCTCTAACTCACCTGGAAATGCGCCGAGCTGCCCGAAGGCCCAACCTGCCCTTGAAGGTGAAGCCAACACTGCTGGGAGTTCGGCCCCCAGTTTCTCTGCCAGCACCCGCACATCCTGCCAGCACCAATGAGCCCATTGTTCTGGAGGATTGA
- the Mta2 gene encoding metastasis-associated protein MTA2 isoform X2, producing the protein MEMKVWDPDNPLTDRQIDQFLVVARAVGTFARALDCSSSIRQPSLHMSAAAASRDITLFHAMDTLQKNGYDLAKAMSTLVPQGGPVLCRDEMEEWSASEAMLFEEALEKYGKDFNDIRQDFLPWKSLASIVQFYYMWKTTDRYIQQKRLKAAEADSKLKQVYIPTYTKPNPNQIISVGSKPGMNGAGFQKGLTCESCHTTQSAQWYAWGPPNMQCRLCASCWIYWKKYGGLKTPTQLEGAARGTTEPHSRGHLSRPEAQSLSPYTTSANRAKLLAKNRQTFLLQTTKLTRLARRMCRDLLQPRRAARRPYAPINANAIKAECSIRLPKAAKTPLKIHPLVRLPLATIVKDLVAQAPLKPKTPRGTKTPINRNQLTQNRGLGGIMVKRSYETMAGAGVPFSANGRPLASGIRSSSQPAAKRQKLNPADAPNPVVFVATKDTRALRKALTHLEMRRAARRPNLPLKVKPTLLGVRPPVSLPAPAHPASTNEPIVLED; encoded by the exons ATGGAGATGAAAGTCTGGGACCCAGACAACCCTCTCACAGACCGGCAAATTGATCAGTTTCTCGTGGTGGCCCG AGCTGTGGGAACCTTTGCAAGAGCCCTAGACTGCAGCAGCTCCATTCGGCAGCCGAGCTTGCACATGAGTGCAGCCGCTGCGTCCCGAGATATAACCCTG TTCCATGCCATGGACACATTACAAAAGAATGGCTATGACTTGGCCAAGGCCATGTCAACCCTGGTGCCACAGGGGGGCCCAGTGCTCTGTCGAGATGAGATGGAGGAGTGGTCTGCTTCTGAAGCCATGCTATTTGAAGAGGCCCTAGAGAAGTACGGGAAAGATTTCAATGATATCCGCCAGGACTTT CTACCCTGGAAGTCACTTGCAAGCATAGTCCAGTTTTATTACATGTGGAAAACCACAGATCGGTATATTCAGCAG aAAAGATTGAAAGCTGCTGAAGCAGACAGCAAACTGAAACAGGTCTACATCCCCACCTA TACTAAGCCAAACCCTAACCAGATCATTTCCGTGGGTTCAAAACCTGGCATGAATGGGGCCGGATTCCAGAAAGGCCTGACTTGTGAGAGCTGCCACA CCACACAGTCTGCCCAGTGGTATGCCTGGGGCCCACCTAACATGCAGTGCCGCCTTTGTGCTTCCTGTTGGATTTACTGGAAGAAGTATGGGGGACTGAAGACCCCAACCCAGCTTGAAGGGGCTGCTCGGGGCACCACA GAGCCACACTCAAGAGGTCATTTATCCAGACCCGAAGCCCAGAGTCTCTCCCCCTATACAACCAGCGCTAACCGGGCCAAGTTGCTGGCTAAGAACAGGCAAACTTTCTTGCTCCAGACCACAAAGCTGACTCGTCTTGCCAGACGGATGTGCAGAGACCTGTTACAGCCAAGGAGGGCTGCCCGAAGACCCTACGCACCTATCAATGCCAATGCCATCAAGGCTGAGT GTTCTATTCGACTTCCTAAGGCTGCCAAGACGCCACTGAAAATTCACCCTCTGGTGCGGCTGCCCTTGGCAACCATCGTCAAAGATCTGG TGGCCCAGGCACCTCTGAAACCAAAAACACCTCGGGGCACCAAGACACCAATCAACAGAAACCAGCTGACACAGAACCGAGGCCTGGGGGGCATTATGGTGAAGCGTTCCTATGAGACT ATGGCAGGGGCGGGGGTCCCCTTCTCTGCCAATGGAAGGCCTCTGGCCTCCGGGATTCGTTCAAGCTCACAGCCAGCAGCCAAGCGTCAGAAACTAAACCCTGCTGATGCTCCCAATCCTGTGGTATTTGTGGCCACAAAGGATACCAG GGCTTTAAGGAAGGCTCTAACTCACCTGGAAATGCGCCGAGCTGCCCGAAGGCCCAACCTGCCCTTGAAGGTGAAGCCAACACTGCTGGGAGTTCGGCCCCCAGTTTCTCTGCCAGCACCCGCACATCCTGCCAGCACCAATGAGCCCATTGTTCTGGAGGATTGA